The following DNA comes from Burkholderia stabilis.
TCTTCACTTTTCATTAAATTCGGATATCGAAATGAATGTAAGCCGATCATCAGGGTTGGGCACGAAGAAAACGATAATTGCGCTTGGCATTGCGCTCCTGCCTGCATGGTCGTATGCGCAAAGCAGCGTCACGCTTTACGGCACGCTCGATACGGGCCTGCTGTTCACCAGCAAGACGCTCAACTCGACGACCGGCACGAACGGCGGCAAGCAGGTCGCCCTCATCAACGGCGGGCTGGAGCCCTCCAATTTCGGCCTGTTCGGGCAGGAAGACCTGGGCGGCGGACTGAAGGCGACCTTCAGGCTGGAAAGCGGCGTGAGCGTCGTCAACGGCGGCTTCGACAACAGCAACGGCAACTTATTCGGCCGTCAGGCATGGCTGGCCCTCGACGGCAACTTCGGCCAACTGAAGGCCGGCGTGCAGTACTCGCCGTTCGTGCTGGCGATCTACGAGGCGGACCCGCGCAACGCCGGCCAGTTCGGCACGGCGTTTTCCGTCTACGGCGCCAATACGTTCGTCGGCAGTTTCAATCCGAATGCGATCACCTATACGAGCCCGAAGTTCGCCGGGTTTTCCGCCAGCGCAATGTATGCGTTCGGCGGCATACCGGGCGACTACCGCGCGGCGCAGCAGTATTCGATCAGCGCGCGCTACGAGTTTCGCGGGCTGGTCGTGAACGCCGCGATGTACGACTCGAGTTCGGCCAGGAATTCCGCGGGGCTGACGATCTTCCAGCAGCCGTTCCTGGGCCGGATGCTCGGGCTCAGCTACCACTTCGGTACGTTCGCGGTGAAGGGTTCGTTCACCAGCTACAAGCTGCCGACGACGGTTGCCGGCGGTGTAACGAACGGCGGCACCAACAACGTCTGGAATCTCGGGTTCGATTACTATCCGCTGCCGCAGCTCGATATCAACTCGGGCGTGTGGTACATCCGCGATCCGCAGGATTCGAACAATCACTCGCTGATCGGTGCGCTGACGACGCGCTATTTCTTGTCGAAGGCGACCTCGCTGTATGCGGAGGTCGGCGCGGCGAACAACCACGGCCGGCAAAAATTCGGGCTGTCGATCGACAACGCGCTGTACGGCGCGCCGGGCACGACCATCGGCGCGATCATCGGGATCAACAAGCGGTTCTAACTATCCCCGGCGGGCACGATGCAACGTACCCCGCTCCGTTCGGTCGGAGTACGGAACACTCGGCCCGCCTCGATTGACTCGATTGCAAACCACCGCGAACGTAGGCGGGTATGTGTCGATTTCTGTTCGGCATGCATG
Coding sequences within:
- a CDS encoding porin, producing the protein MGTKKTIIALGIALLPAWSYAQSSVTLYGTLDTGLLFTSKTLNSTTGTNGGKQVALINGGLEPSNFGLFGQEDLGGGLKATFRLESGVSVVNGGFDNSNGNLFGRQAWLALDGNFGQLKAGVQYSPFVLAIYEADPRNAGQFGTAFSVYGANTFVGSFNPNAITYTSPKFAGFSASAMYAFGGIPGDYRAAQQYSISARYEFRGLVVNAAMYDSSSARNSAGLTIFQQPFLGRMLGLSYHFGTFAVKGSFTSYKLPTTVAGGVTNGGTNNVWNLGFDYYPLPQLDINSGVWYIRDPQDSNNHSLIGALTTRYFLSKATSLYAEVGAANNHGRQKFGLSIDNALYGAPGTTIGAIIGINKRF